One genomic window of Halolamina sediminis includes the following:
- a CDS encoding OBG GTPase family GTP-binding protein, with protein MGLEEEIEELREEIAETPYNKSTEGHIGRLKAKLAEKKEKLENQSSSGGGHGYAVEKTGDATVALVGFPSVGKSTLINALTNAESETGEYEFTTLDVNPGMLKHRGANIQILDVPGLIEGAASGRGGGQEVLSVVRTADLVVFMLSVFEIDQYERLRHELYQNKIRLDTEPASVSITKGHTGGLQVTVSDSVSMEKETIKDVLREHGYVNAEVTVRGDPSIDELIDAIMDNRVYLPSIVSVNKADLIDQEYLPTVKENLREHEIDPEAAIFISAEEEKGLDGLKERIWEELGLIRIYMDKPGRGVDYEEPLVLPPGSTVEDACLDIGGDEFLDRFRFGRVSGPSAKHDDQQVGKDHELADEDELRIITRK; from the coding sequence CCGCGAGGAGATCGCCGAGACGCCCTACAACAAGTCCACCGAGGGCCACATCGGGCGGCTGAAGGCGAAGCTCGCGGAGAAAAAGGAGAAGCTGGAGAACCAGTCCTCCTCCGGCGGCGGCCACGGCTACGCCGTCGAGAAGACCGGCGACGCGACCGTCGCCCTCGTCGGCTTCCCCAGCGTCGGCAAGTCGACGCTGATCAACGCACTCACCAACGCCGAGAGCGAGACCGGCGAGTACGAGTTCACCACGCTCGACGTCAACCCCGGGATGCTCAAACACCGCGGCGCGAACATCCAGATCCTCGACGTGCCGGGGCTGATCGAGGGCGCCGCCAGCGGCCGCGGCGGCGGGCAGGAGGTGCTCTCCGTGGTCCGGACCGCCGATCTCGTGGTGTTCATGCTCTCGGTGTTCGAGATCGACCAGTACGAACGCCTCCGGCACGAGCTCTACCAGAACAAGATCCGGCTCGATACCGAGCCCGCGAGCGTCTCGATCACCAAGGGCCACACTGGCGGGCTGCAGGTCACCGTCAGCGACTCGGTGTCGATGGAGAAAGAGACGATCAAGGACGTGCTCCGGGAGCACGGCTACGTCAACGCCGAGGTGACGGTGCGGGGCGACCCGTCGATCGACGAACTGATCGACGCGATCATGGACAACCGCGTCTACCTGCCGTCGATCGTCTCGGTCAACAAGGCCGACCTGATCGACCAGGAGTACCTGCCGACGGTGAAGGAGAACCTCCGGGAGCACGAGATCGATCCCGAGGCGGCGATCTTCATCTCCGCCGAGGAGGAGAAGGGGCTCGACGGGCTCAAAGAGCGCATCTGGGAGGAGCTGGGCCTGATCCGGATCTACATGGACAAGCCCGGCCGCGGCGTCGACTACGAGGAGCCGCTGGTGCTGCCGCCGGGCTCGACCGTCGAGGACGCCTGTCTCGACATCGGCGGCGACGAGTTTTTGGATCGGTTCCGCTTCGGGCGGGTGAGCGGGCCGTCGGCGAAACACGACGACCAGCAGGTGGGGAAGGATCACGAGCTGGCGGACGAGGACGAACTCCGGATCATTACGCGGAAGTAG